A single window of Chitinophagales bacterium DNA harbors:
- a CDS encoding SusC/RagA family TonB-linked outer membrane protein has protein sequence MKKTYIVILCLLYTSSITAQTTSISGSVKDIKNSEVLTGASIVEKGTTNGTTADSNGQYTLQVSEGATLVFSFVGYTTQEQKINGRSEINISLAADEALLGEVMVTALNLNRSSRSLGYTVQQLDSKEVSEVKSPNFVDNLAGRVAGISVTQGATGVGSTSKITIRGEASFTNNNPLFVVDGVLINNSTNLNFTNAAAAGFQEVDFGNGGMEISQDDIASVNVLKGPSAAALYGTRAANGVVIVTTKDGSKTKGLGISFNSTTFIDRPFQLPEFQNQYGQGNSGQFEFVDGLGAGINDNITYSWGPALNQGLLIPQFDSPVTLPDGRVVRGGDVAVHGGAEITPTAFNSHPDNLKNFYETGTTKINNIALSSASEKGNYRLSFTDLRSDSYIPGVNLDRKTAAGRFTFTANQQLKISTSFNYINSQSDNRPANGYGSENTNYSLVAWGPRSLNIESLKDYWQPNLENVQQFSFNYTFFDNPYFILLENKNSFNRDRLFGSIAASYQFTEELSLNLASGMDYSNELRKYIRHFSTNRFKQGAYAEQSVFFREINSNFLLNYQKDLGNFKADISLGGNRMDQTASSNQTEALSLAQPGIFNFSNAASPLNVFQFEAQKRINSLYGLAKFAFKDFLYLDITGRNDWSSALATRTSIANTSFFYPSISASYVLSNTMNLPNVLSFAKLRASWAQVGNDTAPYQTGSAFVAGTTYNSQPTFTTQDVIANANLQPEQTTAIEVGADLRFLDDRLRFDFTYYNALTENQIISFPVPISSGYNEQVVNGGAVRSKGVEILAGLSLVREADFKWDAFFNFSQNVSTVESLPEGAEKITLAFSSVYDNVNQTVWFQVEEGGKIGDMYGTGYQRNENGDFIIDANGRYIADNSLQKLGNYNPDFSLGFSNNLSYKNWDLGFLLDWRQGGILVSRTLSLAAVGGQLIGTADRPEAGIVAGGVVNVGEGDNVVWSPNTTAVSAETYYRQFYDRNHEENNTYDASYLKLRQLSIGYHFNLPQNRTLNIALIGRNLYAWSEIPHFDPEQLAVQGNQFVNGVEDMSYPSSRSLGIKLGLEF, from the coding sequence ATGAAAAAAACCTACATAGTCATCCTCTGCTTGCTCTACACAAGCTCAATAACCGCACAAACCACCAGTATAAGCGGCAGCGTCAAAGACATCAAAAACAGTGAAGTCCTAACAGGCGCAAGCATCGTAGAAAAAGGTACAACCAACGGCACCACTGCCGACTCCAATGGACAATACACATTGCAGGTATCAGAAGGAGCAACCCTGGTTTTCAGCTTTGTCGGTTATACCACACAAGAACAAAAAATCAATGGACGCAGCGAAATCAATATTTCATTGGCTGCCGATGAAGCCCTATTAGGCGAAGTTATGGTAACAGCCCTCAATCTCAACCGAAGCTCCAGATCTTTAGGCTATACGGTACAGCAGCTTGATTCAAAGGAAGTTTCGGAAGTCAAATCCCCCAACTTTGTAGACAACCTTGCAGGGCGAGTTGCAGGAATTTCGGTCACACAAGGCGCAACAGGCGTAGGCTCAACCTCCAAAATCACTATTCGAGGAGAAGCCTCTTTCACCAACAACAACCCGCTCTTTGTCGTGGACGGCGTACTCATTAACAACAGCACCAACCTCAATTTCACCAATGCCGCAGCCGCAGGATTCCAAGAAGTCGACTTCGGAAATGGCGGCATGGAAATCAGTCAAGACGACATCGCATCTGTCAATGTCCTCAAAGGTCCAAGCGCAGCCGCACTCTACGGCACAAGGGCTGCAAATGGTGTGGTCATCGTCACCACCAAAGACGGCTCAAAAACCAAAGGCTTAGGCATCAGCTTCAATTCCACCACCTTTATAGACCGTCCCTTCCAATTGCCCGAATTTCAAAATCAATACGGTCAGGGCAATTCAGGGCAATTTGAATTTGTAGATGGTTTAGGAGCAGGGATTAACGACAACATCACCTACAGCTGGGGGCCCGCACTTAACCAAGGATTGTTGATCCCTCAGTTCGATAGCCCTGTCACTTTGCCCGATGGGAGAGTTGTCAGAGGGGGCGATGTGGCAGTACATGGTGGAGCAGAAATCACTCCTACAGCCTTCAATTCGCACCCCGACAACCTCAAAAATTTCTACGAAACAGGTACAACTAAAATCAACAACATCGCCCTTTCTTCTGCATCCGAAAAAGGAAATTACCGTCTCTCTTTCACCGATTTAAGAAGTGATTCTTATATTCCTGGCGTAAACTTAGACAGAAAAACCGCCGCAGGCAGATTCACATTCACAGCCAATCAACAGCTAAAAATCTCGACCTCCTTTAATTACATCAACTCCCAAAGCGACAACCGCCCCGCCAATGGTTACGGCTCCGAAAACACCAACTACTCCTTAGTCGCATGGGGGCCTCGCTCCCTCAACATCGAAAGCCTCAAAGACTATTGGCAACCCAATTTGGAAAATGTCCAACAATTTTCCTTCAATTATACCTTCTTCGACAATCCCTATTTCATCCTATTAGAAAACAAAAACTCCTTCAATCGAGACCGACTCTTTGGCAGCATTGCGGCAAGTTATCAATTCACCGAAGAGCTCAGCCTCAACCTAGCAAGTGGTATGGACTACTCCAACGAATTGCGAAAATACATACGCCACTTCAGCACCAACCGCTTCAAGCAAGGAGCATATGCCGAACAATCTGTATTTTTCAGGGAAATCAACAGCAATTTTCTCTTGAACTACCAAAAAGACCTAGGCAACTTCAAAGCAGACATTTCACTCGGCGGCAACCGCATGGATCAAACCGCTTCATCCAATCAAACTGAAGCTCTGTCCCTTGCCCAACCAGGTATCTTCAATTTCTCCAATGCCGCATCACCCCTCAATGTCTTCCAATTTGAAGCCCAAAAACGCATCAACAGTTTGTATGGTTTGGCAAAATTTGCCTTCAAAGACTTCCTCTACCTCGACATCACAGGACGAAACGACTGGTCAAGTGCCTTGGCTACGCGTACTTCAATAGCCAACACTTCTTTCTTTTACCCTTCAATATCTGCAAGTTATGTACTCTCTAATACAATGAATTTGCCAAATGTACTTTCCTTCGCCAAACTTCGGGCAAGCTGGGCGCAAGTCGGCAATGACACCGCACCTTATCAAACAGGCAGCGCATTTGTGGCAGGAACTACTTACAACTCACAACCGACCTTCACGACTCAAGACGTAATCGCCAATGCCAATTTGCAGCCCGAACAAACAACTGCCATTGAAGTGGGTGCAGACCTCCGATTCTTAGACGATAGACTTCGATTCGATTTCACCTACTACAATGCCCTCACCGAAAACCAAATCATTTCCTTTCCCGTACCCATTTCATCTGGCTACAATGAGCAAGTTGTCAATGGCGGTGCGGTTCGCTCCAAAGGTGTGGAAATATTGGCAGGTTTGAGTTTGGTGAGAGAAGCAGACTTCAAATGGGATGCTTTCTTCAATTTTAGCCAAAATGTTTCCACAGTTGAATCCTTACCAGAAGGTGCAGAAAAAATCACCTTGGCTTTTTCGAGCGTTTATGACAATGTAAATCAAACAGTTTGGTTTCAGGTCGAAGAAGGCGGCAAGATAGGTGATATGTACGGAACGGGCTATCAACGAAACGAAAATGGTGACTTCATCATTGATGCCAATGGTCGGTATATTGCAGACAATTCCCTTCAAAAGTTGGGCAATTACAACCCCGACTTCTCGCTGGGATTCAGCAATAATCTAAGCTACAAAAATTGGGATTTGGGCTTTTTATTGGACTGGCGACAGGGTGGAATATTGGTTTCCAGAACCTTATCGCTTGCAGCGGTGGGCGGTCAACTGATTGGAACTGCTGACCGACCAGAGGCGGGAATCGTTGCAGGTGGCGTGGTAAATGTAGGTGAAGGCGATAACGTGGTCTGGAGTCCAAATACAACCGCCGTTTCAGCCGAAACTTATTACCGTCAATTTTACGACCGCAACCACGAAGAAAACAATACTTATGATGCGTCTTATTTGAAGTTGCGTCAATTGTCCATCGGCTATCACTTCAATTTACCTCAAAACCGAACCTTGAATATCGCACTGATTGGTAGAAACTTGTATGCTTGGAGTGAAATTCCGCATTTTGACCCCGAACAATTGGCGGTTCAAGGGAATCAGTTTGTAAATGGTGTGGAAGATATGTCTTATCCTTCGAGCCGTAGTTTGGGGATAAAATTGGGGCTGGAATTTTGA
- a CDS encoding SusD/RagB family nutrient-binding outer membrane lipoprotein, whose protein sequence is MKYLIYIIILLSLLSCNKDFEEINTNPNAPNEVQSGLLLRQVIYNYGEEMSYEGFVAGNLLGQYFTMVDFNLFDRHNLSSPQLGGNPWPIIYSNLQDNELILQQARNNPSQAVFEGPALILKAYMTAALTDIYGDVPYSEALKGLDGIVTPTYDSQETIYTGTNGILENLDKGIAAIAGYQGSLPLEGDILLGGDLAAWVRFANSLKVKYLMRISGKADVSTTLQSVYDSRNYITTNEQNATFDFTDGRPNSFRMQQLRDGDFNLYILSETMEQILKSLNDPRIEVFFRPIGNDDTGTQYDGFLNGFDASSTSISISDYSLTGTIFREHTGDLDANFMTAWETHFLWAEAAEMGLIVADAQAHYEMGVNLAFDYWQTTMPADYLTDAAAYGGNGANKLEQIITQKWMANIINGYEGWIEYRRTGFPVLKPIAASLNNDLIPVRMPYPTDEAALNQVNYNAATSDNQNSVNIGVWWDVD, encoded by the coding sequence ATGAAATATTTAATATACATCATCATCCTACTTTCTCTCCTTTCCTGCAACAAGGATTTTGAAGAAATTAACACCAATCCTAATGCCCCAAACGAGGTGCAATCTGGGCTATTGTTGCGGCAAGTGATTTACAATTATGGAGAAGAAATGTCCTATGAAGGCTTTGTAGCAGGTAATCTACTGGGGCAGTATTTCACAATGGTCGACTTCAATCTATTCGACCGCCATAACCTTTCTTCCCCACAATTGGGCGGTAATCCGTGGCCCATCATTTACAGCAATTTGCAGGACAATGAACTGATTTTGCAACAAGCAAGGAACAATCCAAGTCAAGCCGTTTTTGAAGGACCCGCTTTGATATTGAAGGCCTATATGACCGCTGCTTTGACCGATATTTATGGCGATGTGCCTTATTCCGAAGCCCTAAAAGGTTTGGACGGAATTGTGACTCCAACTTATGATTCACAGGAGACGATTTACACAGGCACGAACGGAATTTTGGAGAATTTGGACAAGGGAATTGCAGCGATTGCAGGCTATCAAGGTTCACTGCCTTTGGAAGGTGATATTTTGTTGGGAGGTGATTTGGCGGCTTGGGTTCGGTTTGCGAATTCTTTGAAGGTAAAATATTTGATGCGAATTTCTGGTAAAGCGGACGTTTCGACAACCCTGCAAAGCGTTTATGATTCACGCAATTACATTACCACGAATGAACAAAATGCGACCTTCGATTTTACAGATGGTCGCCCCAACAGTTTCAGAATGCAGCAGCTAAGGGATGGCGACTTTAATCTGTATATCCTCTCCGAAACGATGGAGCAGATTTTGAAGAGCCTAAATGACCCTCGAATCGAAGTGTTTTTTAGACCCATCGGCAACGATGATACGGGTACGCAATACGATGGTTTTTTGAATGGCTTTGACGCTTCTTCTACCTCCATTTCGATTTCGGATTATTCCTTGACGGGAACGATATTTCGAGAGCATACGGGTGATTTGGATGCCAATTTTATGACTGCTTGGGAGACGCATTTTTTGTGGGCGGAAGCTGCCGAAATGGGCTTGATTGTAGCCGATGCACAGGCGCATTACGAAATGGGTGTGAACTTGGCTTTTGACTATTGGCAAACTACAATGCCTGCTGATTATCTCACAGACGCAGCGGCTTACGGCGGCAATGGTGCGAACAAATTGGAGCAAATCATCACTCAAAAATGGATGGCGAATATTATCAATGGCTATGAAGGCTGGATTGAATACCGACGAACTGGGTTTCCTGTTTTGAAGCCGATTGCAGCGAGTCTTAACAATGATTTGATTCCTGTTCGGATGCCTTACCCAACGGATGAAGCGGCTTTGAATCAGGTAAATTACAATGCGGCTACTTCTGATAATCAGAATAGTGTAAATATTGGGGTTTGGTGGGATGTGGATTGA
- a CDS encoding LytTR family DNA-binding domain-containing protein produces the protein MQCLIVDDEYLALQLLESYISKIPSLQLIDKCSNALQALEVLRNQTIDLLFLDIQMPDLTGLELLKTLPHPPMVIFTTAYSDYAIEGYELNVLDYLLKPIAFERFVKAVNKAKTLFTLQNKDISIQNNSITSNEPIKNYMMVKADYKNLKVRFEDILYIEGLKEYVSIYTSTGKRIITHSTMKNMESNLPPHQFMRIHKSYIISLPKVEAIVGNMIEINKQEIPIGRSYRSVVFDYFG, from the coding sequence ATGCAGTGCCTTATCGTAGATGATGAATATTTAGCCCTTCAATTGTTGGAAAGTTATATTTCCAAGATTCCTTCCCTTCAATTGATAGACAAGTGCAGCAATGCCCTTCAAGCATTGGAAGTCCTTCGCAACCAAACCATTGATTTGCTTTTTTTGGACATCCAAATGCCCGATTTAACAGGCCTTGAACTTCTCAAAACCCTGCCTCATCCGCCGATGGTGATTTTCACCACAGCCTATTCTGACTATGCCATTGAAGGATACGAACTCAATGTCTTGGATTACTTATTGAAACCTATTGCTTTTGAGCGTTTTGTGAAGGCAGTAAACAAAGCGAAAACATTATTTACTTTGCAAAACAAAGATATTTCAATTCAAAATAATTCTATTACTTCAAATGAACCCATCAAAAACTACATGATGGTGAAAGCGGACTACAAAAATCTGAAAGTCCGCTTTGAAGACATACTGTATATTGAAGGTTTGAAGGAATATGTGAGTATTTACACGTCCACAGGAAAACGAATTATCACCCATTCGACCATGAAAAACATGGAAAGCAATTTGCCCCCTCATCAATTCATGCGAATCCACAAATCCTATATCATTTCGCTACCCAAAGTGGAAGCAATTGTGGGCAATATGATAGAAATCAACAAACAAGAGATTCCAATAGGAAGGAGTTACCGGTCAGTGGTGTTTGATTATTTTGGGTGA
- a CDS encoding sensor histidine kinase → MTNNKYTLIGLNILVWIIITVWLTFAYMGIADIQTLLVRNIITAICMASLVYLNFYYLLPKYLFRGKYVLYFTILSALVFTMSIIRTYIDGYFLVRLVPTMPEDIALFSNMHYAITVISFVVVLLISSLFKFTSVYYKNIQLRQQLENQQLEAELKFLKAQINPHFLFNTLNNIYTLSYMQSAKATPMIMKLSELMRYMLYDSNQSKVMITKEIQYLENYIDLQRLKMPNEQNISFEVIGNTQGILIEPMLLVPLLENSFKHGDIGDNEAAWVNSMLEINKIALQLTVRNSLPTAPKKKDKQGGIGLENIEKRLQLLYPNKHEFVAEKRVEQNEFYACIKILF, encoded by the coding sequence ATGACGAATAACAAATACACGCTAATTGGATTGAACATCTTGGTATGGATTATCATTACCGTATGGCTGACCTTCGCTTACATGGGGATTGCAGATATACAAACACTTTTGGTGAGGAATATTATCACTGCTATTTGCATGGCAAGTTTGGTATATCTCAATTTTTACTACCTGTTGCCTAAGTATTTATTTCGAGGGAAATATGTGCTTTACTTTACCATTTTGTCTGCATTGGTATTCACTATGAGCATCATCAGAACTTATATTGATGGGTATTTTTTGGTTCGCTTAGTACCTACTATGCCCGAAGACATTGCCTTATTTTCCAATATGCACTATGCTATAACAGTAATTTCGTTTGTAGTTGTATTGCTCATCAGTAGTCTGTTTAAATTCACCAGCGTTTATTATAAGAATATACAACTTCGACAACAATTGGAAAACCAGCAATTGGAGGCAGAATTGAAGTTTTTGAAGGCACAAATCAACCCTCATTTTTTGTTCAATACACTGAACAATATTTACACACTTTCTTATATGCAATCGGCCAAAGCAACGCCCATGATCATGAAGTTATCAGAATTGATGCGGTATATGCTCTACGATAGCAACCAATCTAAAGTTATGATTACAAAAGAAATACAATATCTCGAAAACTATATTGATTTACAACGCCTTAAAATGCCTAATGAGCAGAATATTTCTTTTGAAGTAATCGGCAATACCCAAGGCATTTTAATAGAACCGATGTTGTTGGTACCTTTGTTGGAAAATAGTTTCAAACACGGTGATATTGGCGACAATGAGGCCGCATGGGTCAATAGTATGCTTGAAATCAACAAGATAGCCCTTCAATTGACGGTTAGAAACAGCCTACCTACCGCTCCCAAAAAGAAGGACAAACAAGGCGGTATTGGTTTGGAGAACATCGAAAAACGATTGCAGTTATTGTACCCCAATAAGCATGAATTTGTTGCAGAGAAAAGAGTCGAGCAAAACGAATTTTATGCTTGTATCAAAATTTTATTTTAA
- a CDS encoding NAD(P)-dependent alcohol dehydrogenase, translating into MKVQAYAAHEAKGELKPFEYELTELKHDEVAIEVKYCGLCHSDLSMLDNDWRFTSYPFVPGHEIVGKIIEMGSSVRHLKVGQSVGVGWNVASCLTCDECMSGNHNLCNYVKPTIIGRYGGFGDKVKAQSSWVFPLPEGMDESKAGPLFCGGITVFNPLLQHNISPLHSVGVIGIGGLGHLALAFLKAWGCEVTAFSTSPDKEEEARSLGAHHFVSTHDADALKKLQGRFDMVLDTVSADLDWNAYLKTLKAKGVFHIVGVAGSVNVRAGNLMPKQRSISASPTGSPTAIRQMVEFAARHKVEPIVEAFKMSEVNEAMEKLRNGKPRYRIVLEVD; encoded by the coding sequence ATGAAAGTACAAGCCTATGCAGCGCACGAAGCCAAAGGTGAATTGAAGCCTTTTGAATACGAATTGACCGAATTGAAGCACGATGAAGTCGCCATTGAAGTGAAGTATTGTGGCTTGTGTCACAGTGATTTGAGTATGCTCGACAACGATTGGCGTTTCACCTCCTACCCTTTTGTACCTGGTCATGAAATAGTGGGTAAAATCATCGAAATGGGTTCATCTGTTCGTCATTTAAAAGTAGGGCAAAGTGTGGGAGTAGGTTGGAATGTTGCCTCCTGTTTGACCTGTGATGAATGTATGAGCGGCAACCACAATTTGTGCAACTATGTAAAACCAACGATTATTGGGCGTTATGGCGGTTTTGGCGACAAGGTGAAAGCACAATCTTCTTGGGTATTTCCTTTGCCTGAAGGTATGGACGAAAGCAAAGCGGGACCGCTTTTTTGTGGCGGCATCACTGTATTCAATCCCCTTTTGCAGCACAACATCAGCCCTTTACACAGTGTTGGAGTGATTGGCATTGGAGGTTTGGGGCATTTGGCTTTGGCGTTTTTGAAGGCTTGGGGTTGTGAAGTGACGGCTTTTTCAACGAGTCCAGACAAGGAGGAAGAAGCCCGAAGTTTGGGCGCGCATCATTTTGTGAGTACACACGATGCGGATGCGTTGAAGAAATTGCAGGGACGTTTTGACATGGTGTTGGATACGGTCAGTGCGGATTTGGATTGGAATGCTTACCTCAAAACTTTGAAGGCAAAAGGTGTTTTTCACATTGTGGGTGTTGCGGGTTCAGTCAATGTGCGTGCAGGCAATCTCATGCCCAAACAACGCTCTATTTCTGCTTCTCCAACGGGCAGCCCAACTGCAATTCGCCAGATGGTGGAATTTGCGGCTCGTCACAAAGTAGAACCTATTGTGGAGGCATTTAAGATGTCGGAGGTGAATGAAGCAATGGAAAAACTGAGGAATGGCAAACCGAGGTATCGGATTGTTTTGGAGGTGGATTAA
- a CDS encoding DUF6089 family protein has translation MKWIGVLMVTLLLSCPSFAQYSGAQHSEIGLWLGTGTYFGDLNRDFSFKKTKPAIGVLYRFHYNEYVSLKAGLGMTWLAHADSLSDNPFQKARNLSFKTSIIEGSGQIDLHFKRFRPGDERHAFTPYLTIGLSAFYFNPKAEFQGETYNLQALGTEGQQNSDFSGRKPYRKVQMAIPIGVGIKQWMNGNWTFFFEVSYRNALTDYIDDVSTTYVDPFLLGDGTIAAALADRSLEVGSVRIGEEGRQRGDSVGNDGYLMVNAGLTFVIFNRKCITPR, from the coding sequence ATGAAATGGATAGGAGTATTGATGGTGACACTTTTGCTGTCATGCCCTTCTTTTGCACAGTATTCGGGTGCTCAACACTCCGAAATAGGACTTTGGTTGGGTACAGGAACGTATTTTGGCGATTTGAATCGCGACTTTAGTTTCAAAAAAACAAAGCCTGCTATTGGCGTATTGTATCGTTTTCACTACAATGAGTATGTCTCATTGAAGGCAGGACTGGGCATGACTTGGTTGGCTCATGCCGATTCTCTTTCTGACAATCCTTTCCAAAAGGCAAGAAATCTCAGCTTCAAAACCTCCATCATTGAAGGTTCTGGACAAATTGATTTGCACTTCAAACGGTTCAGACCTGGCGATGAAAGACATGCTTTTACGCCCTATTTGACCATTGGTTTATCAGCATTCTACTTCAATCCAAAAGCAGAATTTCAGGGCGAAACCTACAATTTGCAGGCATTGGGAACTGAAGGACAGCAAAACAGCGATTTTTCGGGCAGAAAACCCTATAGAAAAGTGCAAATGGCCATTCCGATAGGTGTGGGCATCAAACAGTGGATGAACGGCAATTGGACTTTCTTTTTTGAAGTGAGTTATCGAAATGCTTTGACTGATTATATAGACGATGTAAGTACGACTTATGTTGATCCTTTTTTGCTGGGAGATGGCACGATTGCAGCAGCCTTGGCAGACCGTTCGCTAGAAGTGGGCAGTGTGCGAATTGGAGAAGAAGGAAGACAGCGGGGAGATAGTGTCGGCAATGATGGTTATTTGATGGTCAATGCGGGACTGACTTTTGTTATTTTTAATCGAAAATGTATCACACCGAGGTAG
- a CDS encoding isoprenyl transferase, translated as MTSFKDKIDMDRLPKHIAVIMDGNGRWAKERFGRNRVFGHAKGVKAVRETTEACAELGIPYLTLYAFSTENWGRPVEEVGALMDLLIKTIQVETKQLYENNIRLNAIGNISSLPKRCYDGLMEAMEVTKDNAHMTLTLALSYSARWEITEATKRIAQDVKAGKLDIEAIDEPLISSYLSTWNIPDPDLLIRTSGEQRISNYLLWQVAYTELYFTSKYWPEFDKEEFYKAIYDFQQRERRYGKVSQG; from the coding sequence ATGACTTCTTTCAAAGACAAAATAGACATGGATAGATTGCCCAAACACATTGCCGTAATCATGGACGGCAATGGACGGTGGGCAAAAGAGCGATTTGGTCGAAACCGAGTGTTTGGTCATGCGAAAGGGGTCAAAGCGGTGAGAGAAACAACCGAAGCCTGTGCGGAGTTGGGAATACCTTATCTCACTTTGTATGCATTTTCGACTGAAAACTGGGGGCGACCTGTTGAAGAAGTCGGTGCGCTGATGGATTTGCTGATTAAAACCATTCAGGTTGAAACAAAGCAACTTTACGAGAACAATATCCGTCTTAATGCCATAGGCAATATCTCATCTTTGCCCAAAAGATGCTACGATGGATTGATGGAAGCAATGGAGGTTACAAAAGACAATGCACACATGACTCTGACTTTGGCATTGAGTTACAGCGCAAGGTGGGAAATCACAGAAGCTACTAAGCGTATTGCACAAGATGTGAAAGCAGGTAAATTGGACATTGAAGCGATTGACGAACCATTGATTAGCAGCTATCTAAGCACTTGGAATATTCCTGATCCTGATTTGTTGATTCGCACAAGTGGCGAACAACGCATTAGCAATTATTTACTTTGGCAAGTCGCTTATACCGAATTGTATTTCACGTCAAAATATTGGCCTGAATTTGACAAAGAAGAATTTTACAAAGCCATTTACGATTTTCAGCAACGGGAAAGACGCTATGGCAAGGTTTCACAAGGATGA